The Elusimicrobia bacterium HGW-Elusimicrobia-1 genome window below encodes:
- a CDS encoding type I restriction endonuclease subunit M — protein MFEQAFKNIDDILHKDAGCSSELDYVEQTSWILFLKYLDDLEKDKKIGAKLTGKTYSGIIAPEYRWEVWAVPKGKDGKLGHHKALTGDDLKEFVDHKLFPYLKKFKANAESADTIEYKIGEIFNELKNKIHSGYNLREVINLIDQLRFRSHAEKHEMSHLYEDKIKNMGNAGRNGGEYYTPRPLIKTIVKVVAPEIGDKIYDGAVGSAGFLCEAFEYLKISRNLTTKDVGTLQKKTFYGKEKKSLAYIIGTMNMILHGIEAPNIVHTNTLAENLADIQEKDRYDIVLANPPFGGKERSEVQQNFPIKTGETAFLFLQHFIKILKAGGRAGVVIKNTFLSNTDNASVSLRKLLLESCNLHTVLDLPGGTFTGAGVKTVVLFFEKGVPTRKVWFYQLNLDRNLGKTNPLNENDLAEFVKLQKTKADSENSWTVKVADVDTATYDLSVKNPNKKTGPALRDPQDILDEMKRLDGESSKTMKDIGELI, from the coding sequence ATGTTTGAGCAAGCATTTAAAAATATCGACGACATTCTGCATAAAGACGCCGGTTGCAGCAGCGAACTTGATTATGTAGAGCAGACCTCTTGGATTCTCTTTCTGAAGTATCTGGATGATCTTGAGAAGGACAAGAAAATAGGGGCAAAGCTGACCGGTAAAACCTACTCGGGAATCATTGCCCCGGAGTATCGTTGGGAAGTTTGGGCCGTTCCTAAGGGGAAAGACGGTAAACTCGGCCACCACAAGGCACTTACCGGTGACGATTTAAAAGAATTTGTCGACCACAAGTTATTCCCCTACCTGAAAAAGTTTAAGGCCAATGCCGAAAGCGCCGACACCATCGAATATAAGATTGGCGAGATTTTTAACGAACTCAAAAACAAAATCCATAGCGGTTATAACCTCCGCGAAGTCATTAATTTGATCGACCAGTTGCGGTTCCGCTCCCATGCCGAAAAGCATGAGATGTCCCACTTGTATGAAGATAAAATCAAGAACATGGGCAACGCGGGCCGAAATGGCGGCGAGTATTACACGCCCCGGCCGCTCATCAAAACGATAGTGAAAGTCGTCGCCCCGGAAATCGGCGATAAAATATACGACGGTGCAGTAGGTTCGGCAGGTTTTTTGTGCGAAGCATTTGAATATCTCAAAATCAGCAGGAACCTAACCACTAAAGACGTCGGCACCTTACAGAAGAAAACATTCTACGGAAAGGAAAAGAAATCGCTCGCCTATATCATCGGCACGATGAATATGATTTTGCACGGTATAGAAGCACCTAATATCGTGCATACGAACACGCTGGCCGAAAATCTTGCCGATATTCAAGAGAAAGACCGTTATGATATCGTCCTTGCCAATCCGCCTTTTGGCGGCAAGGAACGATCCGAGGTACAGCAGAACTTCCCCATTAAAACAGGGGAGACCGCGTTTCTTTTCCTTCAACATTTTATTAAAATTTTGAAGGCAGGCGGTCGAGCGGGTGTTGTCATTAAGAACACCTTTCTTTCCAATACCGACAACGCTTCGGTTAGCTTGCGCAAACTTCTTTTGGAAAGTTGTAATTTGCACACGGTGCTTGATTTACCAGGGGGAACATTTACCGGCGCTGGTGTCAAAACCGTAGTGCTCTTTTTCGAAAAAGGCGTGCCGACGAGAAAGGTCTGGTTTTATCAGCTCAATCTTGACCGCAATCTCGGCAAGACAAACCCGCTGAACGAAAACGATCTGGCTGAGTTTGTAAAATTGCAGAAAACAAAAGCGGACTCGGAAAACTCTTGGACGGTGAAAGTTGCCGATGTTGATACCGCCACCTACGACCTGTCTGTGAAAAACCCGAATAAAAAGACTGGACCCGCGCTCCGTGACCCGCAAGACATTTTAGATGAAATGAAAAGATTGGATGGGGAAAGCTCAAAAACAATGAAAGACATAGGAGAATTAATATGA